One Microbacterium keratanolyticum DNA window includes the following coding sequences:
- a CDS encoding tyrosine-protein kinase domain-containing protein, whose product MELRDYVRVLHRNWVLLLVFLAVGAGVGAAIGLTTPAKYESATKIYVSVRTDSAATGDLVQATTFARQVVTSYVEVATTGLVLDPVIEALDLRTSAAALAKQVTVSSAPNTVIISIRVADGSPEQASKIADAVAGSLITAVETTLEPPAVEGGQSAVQLRVVQSAPIPPRPASPNIPLLIALGAFLGLAAGVGAAMLRTMMDTRIHSLNDIEQITDAPVLGGISFDPGARERPLIVHADPRSPRAESFRTLRTNLQFVGVNGEPRAFVVTSSGPGEGKSTTTANLAIALAQLGARVALVDGDLRLPRVASYMDVDGTIGLTDVLVGRVELADALQKWGTGKLFVLPAGTLPPNPSELLGSAAMDHVLNSLTKHFDYVLFDAPPLLLVTDAALVAKKTQGAIMVAASGRTKKQQLEAAVRTLETAGGPLVGVVVTMLPEKGPDSSGYGQYGQYGTALVDADA is encoded by the coding sequence ATGGAACTTCGCGACTATGTCCGCGTCCTGCATCGAAACTGGGTCCTTCTCCTCGTCTTCCTCGCCGTCGGAGCCGGCGTGGGGGCCGCGATCGGGCTCACAACGCCCGCGAAGTACGAGAGCGCCACGAAGATCTATGTCTCCGTGCGCACCGACAGCGCAGCCACGGGAGACCTCGTCCAGGCAACGACGTTCGCCCGCCAGGTCGTCACGAGCTACGTCGAGGTCGCGACCACGGGGCTCGTGCTGGATCCGGTCATCGAAGCGCTCGACCTGCGCACCTCCGCGGCTGCTCTGGCGAAACAGGTGACGGTCAGCAGCGCCCCGAACACCGTCATCATCTCCATCCGCGTCGCCGACGGTAGCCCGGAGCAGGCGTCGAAGATCGCGGATGCTGTGGCGGGGAGCCTCATCACCGCAGTGGAGACCACTCTGGAGCCACCAGCTGTGGAGGGCGGACAGAGCGCCGTTCAGCTGCGTGTCGTGCAGTCCGCACCGATTCCGCCGCGGCCGGCGAGCCCCAACATCCCTCTGCTGATCGCTCTGGGTGCGTTCCTCGGCCTCGCCGCAGGTGTCGGAGCGGCGATGCTCCGTACCATGATGGACACGCGCATCCACTCGCTGAACGACATCGAGCAGATCACCGATGCTCCTGTGCTCGGCGGGATCAGCTTCGATCCGGGTGCCCGCGAGCGCCCCCTCATCGTGCACGCAGATCCCCGCAGTCCTCGCGCGGAGTCCTTCCGCACTCTGCGGACAAACCTTCAGTTCGTCGGCGTCAACGGCGAGCCTCGCGCCTTCGTGGTGACCAGCTCCGGTCCGGGCGAGGGCAAGTCGACCACGACGGCGAACCTGGCCATCGCTCTCGCGCAGCTCGGCGCTCGTGTCGCTCTGGTCGATGGCGACCTGCGGCTGCCGCGCGTCGCGAGCTACATGGACGTCGACGGGACGATCGGACTGACCGATGTCCTCGTCGGGCGCGTGGAACTGGCGGACGCCCTGCAGAAGTGGGGTACCGGCAAGCTCTTCGTGCTCCCGGCCGGCACGCTCCCGCCGAACCCGAGCGAGCTGCTCGGCTCCGCCGCGATGGACCACGTCCTGAACTCGCTCACGAAGCACTTCGACTACGTCCTGTTCGACGCACCGCCGCTGCTTCTCGTGACGGATGCGGCACTGGTGGCCAAGAAGACGCAGGGTGCGATCATGGTCGCCGCCTCCGGCCGCACGAAGAAGCAGCAGCTGGAAGCGGCGGTGCGCACCCTGGAGACCGCAGGCGGACCACTGGTGGGGGTCGTCGTGACGATGCTGCCCGAGAAGGGGCCAGATTCCTCGGGGTACGGCCAGTACGGTCAGTACGGCACCGCGCTGGTCGACGCCGACGCTTGA
- the rplM gene encoding 50S ribosomal protein L13 encodes MTRTYTPKAGQVQRDWVVIDATDIVLGRLASQAAILLRGKHKATFANHMDAGDFVIIVNAEKVALTGQKLQKKMAYRHSGYPGGLKAVSYAELLEKNPVRAVEKAVRGMLPKNTLGREQLSKLKVYAGAEHPHAAQQPKTFTLDQVAQ; translated from the coding sequence GTGACGCGCACTTACACCCCGAAGGCCGGCCAGGTCCAGCGTGACTGGGTCGTCATCGACGCCACCGACATCGTTCTCGGTCGTCTGGCCTCGCAGGCGGCAATCCTCCTGCGTGGCAAGCACAAGGCCACCTTCGCCAACCACATGGACGCCGGTGACTTCGTCATCATCGTCAACGCTGAGAAGGTCGCACTGACCGGACAGAAGCTCCAGAAGAAGATGGCGTACCGCCACTCGGGCTACCCGGGCGGCCTCAAGGCTGTCTCGTACGCCGAGCTCCTCGAGAAGAACCCCGTCCGCGCAGTGGAGAAGGCCGTCCGCGGCATGCTCCCCAAGAACACGCTCGGCCGCGAGCAGCTTTCGAAGCTGAAGGTGTACGCAGGTGCAGAGCACCCGCACGCCGCGCAGCAGCCGAAGACGTTCACCCTCGACCAGGTCGCCCAGTAA
- the rpsI gene encoding 30S ribosomal protein S9 has product MANTDTDFPQNYSTETPEAEAVETAPRPVLSVPGAAVGRRKQAIARVRLIPGSGTITVNGRTLEDYFPNKLHQQLINDPFTALNLVGAYDVIARISGGGDSGQAGALRLGIARALNEIDAENNRPTLKKAGFLSRDARVKERKKAGLKKARKAPQYSKR; this is encoded by the coding sequence GTGGCGAACACCGACACTGACTTCCCCCAGAACTACTCCACCGAGACCCCCGAGGCGGAGGCCGTCGAGACGGCTCCCCGTCCCGTGCTGAGCGTTCCCGGCGCAGCCGTGGGTCGTCGCAAGCAGGCCATTGCCCGCGTGCGCCTCATCCCCGGCTCGGGCACCATCACGGTCAACGGCCGCACGCTGGAGGACTACTTCCCGAACAAGCTGCACCAGCAGCTGATCAACGACCCGTTCACGGCGCTCAACCTCGTTGGTGCCTACGACGTCATCGCCCGCATCTCGGGTGGCGGCGACTCGGGTCAGGCTGGCGCTCTGCGTCTCGGCATCGCTCGCGCGCTGAACGAGATCGACGCGGAGAACAACCGTCCGACCCTGAAGAAGGCCGGCTTCCTCTCGCGCGACGCTCGCGTCAAGGAGCGCAAGAAGGCTGGTCTCAAGAAGGCCCGTAAGGCGCCTCAGTACTCGAAGCGTTAA
- the glmM gene encoding phosphoglucosamine mutase — protein MALFGTDGVRGLANGPLTADLALTLAQATAVVLGQGRIAEARKASGKRLTAVVARDPRISGHFLSAAVEAGLASSGVDVLDAGTLPTPAAAFLIADIDADFGVMISASHNPAEDNGIKIFARGGVKLPDDVEQRIEEAMAGPKLQPTGAEVGRVTRFSDAEDRYAMHLLASLPHRLDGIHVVLDCAHGAASGVSPETFRNAGAKVTVIGADPDGLNINDGVGSTHLDKLAGEVIRVGADVGIAHDGDADRCLAVDAEGNVIDGDQIMAILAVAMKERGSLKDDTLVATVMSNLGLHMAMKEHGIALRQTAVGDRYVLEEMNAGGFALGGEQSGHVIMSEFATTGDGVLTGLHLVAEMARQKKSIAELASVMTVYPQVLINVKGVDKDRVADDEHLQASVREVEAELADSGRVLLRKSGTEPLVRVMVEAADADSAHSYAERLASVVKERLSL, from the coding sequence ATGGCACTGTTTGGCACAGACGGCGTGCGGGGGCTGGCTAACGGCCCCCTCACCGCTGATCTCGCGCTCACCCTGGCCCAGGCGACTGCTGTCGTCCTGGGCCAGGGGCGTATTGCAGAGGCTCGCAAGGCCTCGGGCAAGCGGCTCACGGCGGTTGTCGCCCGTGACCCGCGCATCTCCGGACACTTTCTGAGCGCTGCGGTCGAGGCTGGGCTCGCGTCCTCCGGTGTCGACGTGCTCGACGCCGGAACGTTGCCGACCCCTGCTGCGGCGTTCCTGATCGCCGATATCGACGCAGATTTCGGCGTGATGATCTCCGCATCGCACAATCCGGCAGAAGACAACGGCATCAAGATCTTCGCTCGCGGTGGCGTGAAGCTTCCCGACGACGTCGAGCAGCGCATCGAAGAGGCGATGGCGGGGCCCAAGCTCCAGCCCACCGGTGCTGAGGTCGGACGCGTCACGCGATTCTCCGATGCAGAAGACCGCTACGCGATGCACCTTCTTGCATCGTTGCCGCACCGTCTCGACGGCATCCACGTCGTGCTGGACTGCGCGCATGGCGCAGCGTCCGGTGTCTCGCCCGAGACCTTCCGCAATGCGGGAGCCAAGGTGACGGTCATCGGTGCCGACCCCGACGGGCTCAACATCAACGACGGCGTGGGCTCCACGCATCTCGACAAGCTTGCCGGTGAGGTCATCCGCGTGGGTGCGGATGTCGGAATCGCGCATGACGGCGACGCTGATCGTTGCCTCGCGGTCGACGCCGAAGGCAATGTCATCGACGGCGATCAGATCATGGCGATTCTCGCGGTCGCGATGAAAGAACGCGGAAGCCTCAAGGACGACACCCTCGTCGCCACGGTCATGAGCAATCTCGGACTGCACATGGCGATGAAGGAGCATGGGATCGCCCTGCGCCAGACCGCGGTCGGAGACCGGTACGTTCTCGAAGAGATGAACGCCGGCGGATTCGCACTGGGTGGTGAGCAGTCCGGCCACGTCATCATGAGCGAGTTTGCGACCACCGGCGACGGTGTGCTCACGGGCCTGCATCTCGTGGCCGAGATGGCGCGACAGAAGAAGTCGATCGCCGAGCTGGCTTCTGTGATGACCGTCTACCCGCAGGTTCTGATCAACGTCAAAGGCGTCGACAAAGACCGTGTCGCCGATGATGAGCATCTCCAGGCATCGGTTCGCGAGGTCGAGGCAGAGCTCGCCGACAGTGGCCGTGTGCTGCTGCGCAAGTCGGGTACTGAACCCCTCGTGCGCGTCATGGTGGAGGCCGCGGATGCGGACTCCGCACACTCCTACGCCGAGCGGCTTGCCTCGGTGGTCAAGGAGCGCCTCAGCCTCTGA
- the lepB gene encoding signal peptidase I yields MTADSVPPPPRRTPIRRVTGSAWFHLVLAFVVVGLVLSFIAKPYWVPSASMEQTLEIGDRVLVNRLAYVAAEPATGDIIVFDADETWGAHAPQDANPVIAFARWLGSVSGFGPSGQHTLVKRVIAGPGQTVECCTAQGALIVDGIPIDEPYVFQDFPFIAGSVDCTTDPRSLRCFDSVTVPEDSYLVLGDNRGNSSDSAAQCRGVTDAGPTCWRWAHGGDVVGKVVAILWPIQRWAVP; encoded by the coding sequence GTGACCGCCGATTCCGTTCCCCCGCCGCCGAGGCGCACGCCCATACGCCGCGTCACCGGCAGCGCCTGGTTCCACCTCGTGCTCGCATTCGTCGTCGTGGGCCTCGTGCTCTCGTTCATCGCGAAGCCCTATTGGGTGCCTTCGGCCTCCATGGAGCAGACACTGGAGATCGGCGATCGCGTCCTGGTGAACCGACTTGCCTATGTCGCGGCGGAACCGGCCACAGGGGACATCATCGTGTTCGACGCCGATGAGACCTGGGGCGCCCATGCCCCGCAGGACGCGAACCCCGTGATCGCCTTCGCACGCTGGCTCGGCTCTGTGAGCGGATTCGGCCCCTCCGGACAGCACACGCTCGTCAAGCGCGTGATCGCAGGGCCTGGTCAGACCGTCGAATGCTGCACCGCTCAGGGAGCACTCATCGTCGACGGGATTCCCATCGACGAGCCCTACGTCTTCCAGGACTTCCCCTTCATCGCCGGGTCCGTCGACTGCACGACCGACCCCAGGTCGCTGCGCTGCTTCGACAGCGTGACCGTGCCAGAGGACTCCTACCTCGTCCTCGGCGACAACCGGGGCAACTCGTCCGACTCCGCCGCCCAGTGCCGTGGGGTGACGGACGCTGGCCCGACGTGCTGGCGCTGGGCGCACGGAGGCGACGTCGTGGGCAAGGTCGTCGCGATCCTCTGGCCGATACAACGATGGGCCGTTCCGTAG
- a CDS encoding helix-turn-helix domain-containing protein: MRAGLAELDLVKVPGSLGVEIVGQRYGHVGLWRLWGRSCEFAMHPRPRAEPDVSFVFVESGIVSARTPGEAWRSLDAPLIVVPTVRARRIRIRGTWSITVAKLPLRAVEAYVPFLPNSVGVFSTTRMLDSAMHRFVAAVLQSGSVGSAVERSAIEQLATEMAGGVLLDRTGPDWAQGSPHAVLRDRALGLISQECADPDLTPARIATGVHASLRQLQAVFAESGTSIALEIRRARARAAHALLSDSRFDALPIEQIAAKSGFATSMSLRRATEAVYHQSPRAVREHRGDGPDPPRASE, encoded by the coding sequence GTGCGCGCAGGGCTCGCAGAGTTGGATCTCGTGAAGGTTCCGGGATCGCTCGGCGTCGAGATCGTCGGTCAGCGGTATGGCCACGTCGGGCTCTGGAGGCTGTGGGGACGCTCGTGCGAGTTCGCCATGCATCCCCGCCCGAGGGCGGAGCCGGACGTCTCCTTCGTCTTCGTCGAATCCGGGATCGTCAGCGCACGGACTCCGGGTGAGGCCTGGCGCTCACTTGATGCGCCTCTCATCGTCGTCCCGACCGTGCGCGCCCGCCGCATCCGCATTCGGGGCACGTGGAGCATCACCGTCGCGAAACTGCCTCTGCGCGCTGTCGAGGCCTACGTACCCTTCCTGCCGAACAGTGTGGGAGTGTTCAGCACGACGCGGATGCTGGACTCGGCGATGCACCGATTCGTCGCCGCGGTGCTGCAGTCGGGCTCGGTCGGATCCGCCGTCGAGCGTTCGGCGATCGAGCAGCTGGCGACCGAGATGGCGGGCGGGGTGCTGCTCGACCGCACGGGACCCGACTGGGCGCAGGGAAGCCCCCATGCCGTGCTGCGCGATCGCGCGCTCGGGCTGATCTCTCAGGAGTGCGCGGATCCGGATCTGACCCCCGCGCGTATCGCGACAGGTGTCCATGCCTCCCTGCGTCAGCTGCAGGCCGTTTTCGCGGAGTCGGGGACCTCGATCGCCCTTGAGATTCGACGTGCGCGAGCTCGCGCCGCACATGCGTTGCTCTCCGACAGCCGCTTCGATGCTCTCCCCATCGAGCAGATCGCGGCGAAGTCGGGCTTCGCGACGTCGATGAGCCTGCGTCGAGCCACCGAGGCGGTGTATCACCAGAGTCCCCGTGCCGTGCGCGAGCACCGAGGCGACGGACCTGACCCGCCGCGCGCCTCCGAATAG